Sequence from the Pseudomonas sp. LS.1a genome:
TTACGCGTAACGAGCCCCGCCCTGTGCGGGGTTTTTCATTTCTGGAGCAAGCATGAAACCGACGTATCGCATAGTCGCGGATGGCAAGGACATTACCGCGCTGATCAATGACCGCCTGTTGCTGCTGCGGATATCGGACAAGCCCGGGATGGAGTCGGACGATTTCGAGCTGCGCATTGACGACCGCGACCAGGCTGTTGCGCTCCCTGGGCGCGGCGGCCGGGTGGAGGTGCTGCTGGGCTATGAGGGCCAGCCCCTCAAGCGCATGGGGGCCTTTACCGTCGACGAGGTGCAGCTGTCCGGCCCGCCGGACACCATGACCATTCGCGGAAAGGCCAGCGACATGCGCGGCAGCGGCAAGACCGTGCGTAGTGGCAGCTGGGAAAACGTGCCGCTGTCGCAGATCGTCAATGAGGTGGCCAAGCGCAACGGCTGGGAGCCGGTGTGCCCGGTGGCCACCAAGATCGAGCGCGTCGACCAGCGCAACGAGTCGGACTTTAACTTTGTCACGCGCCTGGCCAAGCAGTACGACAGTACCGCTAAGGTGGCCGAGGGCAAGCTGCTGGTCATGCCTCGGCAGGGCGGGAGCAGCATCAGCGGCAAGGCCTTGCTGGTCATAACCATCAGCAAAACCGAGGTCGAGCGGTATCAATTCCGCCTCGGGGATCGAGGCGCGCAAAAGGCTGTGCGGACCCAGCACCAGGACAAGAAAACCGGCGCCCTGCAGGTGGTCCAGCTGGACAACGACGAGGCCCCCGCCGGCCTGCCCCCGGTGCATACCGACCGTCATATCTACCCCGACAAGACTGCCGCAGAGCAGGCCGCCAAGGCGCGCCTGGCCGCGTTCAACCGCAGTACCGCCGGCGTGCGCCTAGAAATGGCCGGGCGTACTGACCTGTTTGCCGAATGCACGATCAACGCCCAGGGCTTCAAGGTCGGCTTGGACGGTGAGTACCTGGTGGACAGTGTCGAGCAGGTATTTACCGCCTCGGGCTGGACCACGACCGTCGAATGCAACGGCGGCAAGAAGGGTAAAGCCAAGGCCAAGGGCACCAAGACGAAAACCGAAAAGCCGCTCAAGACCGTAGATGTAGGGCCGGCCTGAGCGATAACTACAGGAGTAAGTAAGCATGAGCGTAACCCCCCAACAGCTGCAGCAGATTCTCCCGAACGCCGGCCCGAAAGCCGGCGTTTTTGCACCCGTCCTCAACGCCGCCATGGGCGCGCGCGGCATCGTCACGCCGGCGCGGCAGGCCGCGTTTATCGCACAGATCGGTCATGAATCCGGCCAGTTCCGCTATGTGCGCGAGCTGGGCAATGACAAGTACCTGGCCAAGTACGACACCGGGTCGTTGGCGGCCCGGCTGGGCAACACGCCGGCGGCCGATGGCGACGGCCAGAAGTATCGCGGCCGGGGCCTGATCCAGATTACCGGCCTGGCCAATTACCAAGCCTGTGGCGAGGCGCTGGGTCTCGACCTGGTCAATCAGCCTGAGCTGCTGGAGCTGCCGGAGCATGCGGCCGCGTCGGCGGCCTGGTTCTGGCAGTCGCGTGGCCTGAACACGCTGGCGGATCGCGGCGACTTCGTCGGCATCACCCGCAAGATCAATGGCGGCGTCAACGGCATCTCCGACCGCATGGTGCTGTGGGAGAAGGCTCGCAAGGTGCTGGGTGTATGACCGGCCCTAAACCGCGCTTGGCACTGCTGATACTGGTGCTGGGCGTAGCGTCCCACTGGGGTGTCTACCTGCATGGCAGGGCGGTGGAACGCGCCGAAGCCGCCCGTGCATCAGCAGAACGTGACAGCAGCGACCGTCTGGCCGAGGTGATCGGCGAACAGGGCGCCCGAAAGGAAGAACAGCGACGCGCCCAGGCGCAGGAGGAGGCAAGAGCCCATGCCCAAGAAGAAAGAACGACTGCTGACGCTGGCAATGCTGGCGCCGATGCTGCTGGCCAGCGGCTGCGCGACCAAGGTGCCAAGCTTGCCGCCGCCGTCAGTTGCTCCGGCACGGATACCGCCGCTATCGCCCGAGGCCAAGCAGCCACCCGCGCCGCCATGGTGCTCTCCGAACTGCGCGACCGGGCTGATGCACGAGCGGGAGAGCTGGCAAAAGCTTATGACCGAGCCCGAATAGCGGGGCAGCTTTGTGAATCGTCCTATAATGCACTGGTTCCATAGCAGGATTAGACAATGAAAAGAACGTTGGCAGGCATAGCTCTCGCCGGCGAACCACTGCTTCGTCAAGCCTTGGAGGCCATACGTGCACATCGAGCAGCCGAGGAGAATGGTTCGCCCATTGAAGAAGTTGAGCGTCTACGTCTGCTCGCCGATTCGCTTTACAACGCGGCCATTGACTACCAGCTGGTCGCAGCTGGTCAGCCACCATCCACTATCCAATGACACCCGCCAGGGGGATGCAAATGAGCGACAAACCGCCACCCCTGTTACCCGATCATCCCATGTATGGCGATGCTGTGGCTGCGATGAAGCGGTACCACGAAGCTCAGGCGGCAGGCGAATCTGCCGAAAAGGTTGAGCGCTTGCGGTTAATTGCCGAGTCGCAGTTCCAGGCGGTCACCGACTACCAGCTCAAAGCGTTAGGCGGTCCCGCTGGCCCGGTTCACTAATTGGGCATAGTCCGCCGAGCGGTACTGGCGCGGTTGCTTTGGCTGATGCTGAAATGCTGTATCTATATACAGTATTTGGTGCAGCATGTACTTCCTCCTCGTTCGCCGCCGCGTGAATGGCGTGGCTATTCCTTCTGATCAGCTCAGGAAAATCCAGCCCCTTCGGGCCGACATCCACATCAGTGACCACTACAGTGAGCCGCTGGGCAGGGTTTCGACCCAGGCCTGGGTATTCAACCCGTCACCTGGACCCGACATCATCCCCCGGCTGCACGACGCCAAGCTCAATGGCATGGCCCAGCTCGGCCTTAACATCAACGGGGTTGAGGAAATTGACGGCGTGCTTTATGCCCAGTCGTGGTGGTGCCGGGCGGTGGGTGCTTATGGCAACTGAGCTTCCGCAGGCCTGGTTGGCCGAGCTGAACGACCAGGTTGCCCTGGTAGCTGATCCTGATGGGCGAGCAGCAGTGCTCGATGAGATGGCCTATGCCGCGCGCCGGCGGCGAGAGGTTGATGACGGCGACCTGGTCGACATGCTGGAGATCGTCGAGTCGGCCAGGCTGTGGGCGCTTGATGAGTCTGAAATTGAATGGGGTTGAATTAGTTCGGCAGAACGCCGGAGGAGGGTGAGCGATACCAATTTTGATACCAATCACTGAGTTTTGCGGGGGGCGGAAGGGGTATTTGGCCCAGCAAAATCAACCGATAAGCACCGCCTAACACCCACTAAATACTGCATGGTGATGTTGGCGGTGGAGATCAAGGAGCTTACCTATCAATAACTTACGTGGCTTCTTCGCAGCTGCGGACCAATTTCGGACCAATCTGGAGCTTTTCCGGCTCCTGCCAGTCGTTGGACGAGTTAATCCAGCGCGCATAAGTCGATAGAGCATCTGCACGCCATGCCCGAGCTGTTGGGCGATAAATGCGGGGGTTGAGACCAGACATTGAACCTATTGTCGCATATGTGAGACGGCAGTCATACGGGGGCGGCCAGGCACCGCGCTTGCCACGATGCTGGTCAAACGGATTCAGCGCCTGCCCGCAACCGGGTCAGCCCGCCGCTGCGGGCGCCGGCTGCAGGCAGGCTGACTGCTCGGGAATCCTGACGAACACGCTGTATTTGCCACCTTCCATTTCTTCGAAGGCAATCAGTTTTTTTACCAGCAGACCGCTCAGTACCTTGCCGGCATTCAATAACAGCATGCCGTTGTCGGCATTGAGGTTGCGCGCCAGTATCATGCCCTCTGCCAGCTCGTGGGTGCTCAATACCTTGATCGCCGGGTCGGTCAAGGTAATGTCACGCATGTATTCGGCACAGACGTTGACGAAGTCTTCCACCAGGTCTGGGTCATACAGCTTTCCAGAATATTTGCGTATGTAGAGCAGTGCCTCATCGCTGTTGAGCTGGCGATCCAGGACCAGTCCGCGCTGCAATTCGATGAAATCCACGGCCATTTTCAGCCAGCGGGCGCCCAGTGGAATTGCCGCGCCTTTCAGGTGGCCCGGAAAACCGCTGCCGTCCCAGCGTTCCTGGTGGTGAAGTATGAGTTGTGCGGCCTCCTTCATTGGCTCCAGGGTCATGACCAGCGCTTCGCTCTGTTTCGGGTATGACCGGTATAGTTCGCGCTCTTGTGGAGGTATGAGATCGGCAGGGCAGGTGAGCATGCTGTCGGTCCAGCTCATCTTGCCGATGTTGTAGAGGGCTGCAGCCATGGTCAGGTTGCGACAGGTACCTTCGTCCAGCCCATGGCTGGCGCAATACACCCGTATCAATTCTATGACCTGCCGGTTGGTCTGCTTGACCTTGGGCAGGCGCATGTTGCCTAACTGCGAAAAGAACTCGGTGCTGGTCACGTAACTGCGCTTGAGTTCTTCATAGGCAAGGTCAAGCATGTCGGCAGTTTGTTGCAGCTCGGCGGTGCGCGCCGCTACACGCTGTTCAAGGCTTTCGTTAAGCGCCTTGAGCTGCTTGATCTGAACCTGAGTGAGCTGTTCCAGGCGCTTTCGTTCGCTTTCCGAATGTTGGTGGGCCAACGCCTGGCGCAAGGTGACCACCAGCTCTTCATCATTCCAGGGTTTGCTGATGTAACGATAGATATGCCCATCATTGATGGCTTTTGCGATGGTGTCCGTGTCAGCGTAACCCGTAAGCAGAATGCGCAACGTGTCGGGAAAACGCTCATGTACGTGCGCCAATAGCGTGGCCCCGTCCATGTTTGGCATGCGTGCATCACTCATCACCAGGTTGATCGGGCGCTGCTGGAGTAACTGCAAGGCATCGGCGCCGTTTTCAGCGAGGAGGAGTTCGTAGGGTTGGTTGCGTAGCAGACGACGAAGGCTGTTGAGAATCGAGGGTTCGTCGTCAACCAGAAGTATCACGGCTTTGTCTGCTGTGCCATCGGTAACGGGTAGCTCCATGGGTCCCTCCTTGCCGGTCTCAGCCAGACTAGTCCCTGGCCACAGCCTAGATGATATTTGCCCCGGCTGTTAGCTTTTGTCGGTTGGCCTCACTATGCTCGGAGACAGGTGCTTCTCGCCAGGGAGGGTTGCGCTGTGCCGATCTGTCTGCAGGTTCGCATCGTTTCCGCGATGCTTGTGGTTTTGCCAGCATTGGCGTTTGCCCAGAGCAT
This genomic interval carries:
- a CDS encoding phage late control D family protein, whose translation is MKPTYRIVADGKDITALINDRLLLLRISDKPGMESDDFELRIDDRDQAVALPGRGGRVEVLLGYEGQPLKRMGAFTVDEVQLSGPPDTMTIRGKASDMRGSGKTVRSGSWENVPLSQIVNEVAKRNGWEPVCPVATKIERVDQRNESDFNFVTRLAKQYDSTAKVAEGKLLVMPRQGGSSISGKALLVITISKTEVERYQFRLGDRGAQKAVRTQHQDKKTGALQVVQLDNDEAPAGLPPVHTDRHIYPDKTAAEQAAKARLAAFNRSTAGVRLEMAGRTDLFAECTINAQGFKVGLDGEYLVDSVEQVFTASGWTTTVECNGGKKGKAKAKGTKTKTEKPLKTVDVGPA
- a CDS encoding glycoside hydrolase family 19 protein is translated as MSVTPQQLQQILPNAGPKAGVFAPVLNAAMGARGIVTPARQAAFIAQIGHESGQFRYVRELGNDKYLAKYDTGSLAARLGNTPAADGDGQKYRGRGLIQITGLANYQACGEALGLDLVNQPELLELPEHAAASAAWFWQSRGLNTLADRGDFVGITRKINGGVNGISDRMVLWEKARKVLGV
- a CDS encoding DUF2514 domain-containing protein, with product MTGPKPRLALLILVLGVASHWGVYLHGRAVERAEAARASAERDSSDRLAEVIGEQGARKEEQRRAQAQEEARAHAQEERTTADAGNAGADAAGQRLRDQGAKLAAAVSCSGTDTAAIARGQAATRAAMVLSELRDRADARAGELAKAYDRARIAGQLCESSYNALVP
- a CDS encoding HD domain-containing phosphohydrolase: MELPVTDGTADKAVILLVDDEPSILNSLRRLLRNQPYELLLAENGADALQLLQQRPINLVMSDARMPNMDGATLLAHVHERFPDTLRILLTGYADTDTIAKAINDGHIYRYISKPWNDEELVVTLRQALAHQHSESERKRLEQLTQVQIKQLKALNESLEQRVAARTAELQQTADMLDLAYEELKRSYVTSTEFFSQLGNMRLPKVKQTNRQVIELIRVYCASHGLDEGTCRNLTMAAALYNIGKMSWTDSMLTCPADLIPPQERELYRSYPKQSEALVMTLEPMKEAAQLILHHQERWDGSGFPGHLKGAAIPLGARWLKMAVDFIELQRGLVLDRQLNSDEALLYIRKYSGKLYDPDLVEDFVNVCAEYMRDITLTDPAIKVLSTHELAEGMILARNLNADNGMLLLNAGKVLSGLLVKKLIAFEEMEGGKYSVFVRIPEQSACLQPAPAAAG